The sequence below is a genomic window from Thiohalobacter sp..
AACCGGCGAGCTTTCCTCGACCAGTTCGGAAAAATCCGGCAGCGAGCGGGCCTGGGCCTGCGCTGCCAGGGAAACCAGCAGCACGCCCACCAGCCAGGCAGTCGCGCGCTTGTATAGTGCGTAATCCTTCATTGCTTCTCCTGGAGACAAGGTTTCGTTTGTTGTCCGCCTGTTTAAAGGGTCTCGTTCCCCGCGCGGATCATCCCCCGGATGCGACCGGACCGATGCCGGAGACCGGGGATTCCGTTGCCAGCCGCCGCAACACCACGGGCTGGAAACGGGTATCGGCCTGGACGCGGCGCGCGAAACGCCGCACCCAGGCCAGTCCGGCCAGGAAACCGGCCAGACCCGCGAGCAGCGCGGCGGCCTCTCCGGACCACAGCATCCGCTGCCCGAGCAGTTCTCCCAACAGACCGCCGGCGAGCAGCCCCGCCAGCGGCACCAGATACACCGCCAGCGACCCCTTGACGAAGGCATCCTCGCGCAGACCGATGAGCACGGTATCGCCGACCTGCATGCCTTCGGGCGCCACGGCGCGCACCCGTGCCCGACGCTGACCATACACCTTTGCCAGCACCGAGGTCCCGCAACCGGCCTTCGCGGCACAACTGCCGCAGGCACTCTGGCGCTGCGTCTCGACCCAGACAAAGCCGGGTTCGACCGCCACTACTGTAGCCGATTCCTCGATCATCGGCGCCGCATGCCTTCGGCGATGCGCTGCACCGTGACCGGCGGCACCTCCCCAACCACGGTGACGTGCACCCCGTCGCGGCTCAGGCCCATGGCACTGACC
It includes:
- a CDS encoding SoxR reducing system RseC family protein: MIEESATVVAVEPGFVWVETQRQSACGSCAAKAGCGTSVLAKVYGQRRARVRAVAPEGMQVGDTVLIGLREDAFVKGSLAVYLVPLAGLLAGGLLGELLGQRMLWSGEAAALLAGLAGFLAGLAWVRRFARRVQADTRFQPVVLRRLATESPVSGIGPVASGG